One window of Panthera tigris isolate Pti1 chromosome C2, P.tigris_Pti1_mat1.1, whole genome shotgun sequence genomic DNA carries:
- the TFF1 gene encoding trefoil factor 1 — protein sequence MEPRVLCVLLLVSTLALSSLAQGQLETCVVDPHKRTNCGSPGITPSQCKDKGCCFDDTVRGVPWCFFPVAVDNPPEEECSF from the exons ATGGAGCCCAGGGTTCTCTGCGTCCTGCTGTTGGTGTCCACACTGGCCCTCAGTTCCTTGGCCCAGGGCCAGCTGG AGACGTGCGTCGTGGATCCTCACAAGAGGACGAACTGTGGCTCCCCGGGAATCACGCCCTCCCAGTGCAAAGATAAGGGCTGCTGCTTCGACGACACTGTGCGTGGAGTCCCGTGGTGCTTCTTCCCCGTGGCCGTGGACAACCCGCCCGAAG AGGAGTGCTCCTTCTAG